A part of Arachis hypogaea cultivar Tifrunner chromosome 12, arahy.Tifrunner.gnm2.J5K5, whole genome shotgun sequence genomic DNA contains:
- the LOC112730185 gene encoding uncharacterized protein, translating into MAAQNSDACPSKSSSISEGSGNNTNNTRDNDLATELVDQASNSRTMLAFVKLSNDDSSLRCSSKVQELDFFNPGKRVTKESSPSLANNIDEGKNKNTEEKTTSESRTFSCNFCNRNFSSSQALGGHQNAHKQERAIAKRRQAIDASGFGHPHFPYYSTYPSLTSHPLYNRALGVRIDSMIHKPNSYPWSRLRFDHNNHNWSRSGMLEGLQLNGGGSSNLNLFREDDNGGSRTIPLLGVSSTNVASTSNSAINNNPTRIDDTHDQNPKPDEPSTTMSPSLDLSLKL; encoded by the coding sequence ATGGCAGCACAAAATTCGGATGCATGTCCTTCTAAATCCTCTAGCATCTCTgaagggagtggtaataacaccAACAATACGAGGGACAATGATTTGGCAACCGAACTGGTGGACCAAGCCTCCAATTCGAGAACGATGTTGGCATTTGTAAAGCTCTCGAACGATGATTCATCGCTTCGTTGTTCTTCGAAAGTGCAGGAGCTCGATTTTTTCAACCCGGGAAAGAGGGTGACGAAAGAATCCTCGCCTTCTTTGGCTAACAACATTGATGAAGGAAAGAATAAAAACACCGAGGAGAAGACTACTTCAGAGTCTAGAACCTTCTCTTGTAACTTCTGTAACAGAAATTTCTCGTCTTCGCAAGCCCTAGGAGGGCACCAAAACGCACACAAACAGGAGCGCGCCATAGCGAAACGTCGCCAAGCAATCGACGCATCTGGCTTTGGTCACCCTCACTTTCCTTATTATTCTACTTACCCTAGCTTGACCTCTCACCCTTTATATAATAGGGCACTTGGGGTAAGGATCGACTCCATGATTCACAAACCTAATTCTTATCCTTGGTCTCGTCTTAGGTTTGATCATAATAACCATAATTGGTCACGGTCAGGGATGCTTGAGGGATTGCAACTAAATGGAGGAGGTTCttcaaatttgaatttgtttaGAGAAGATGATAACGGTGGCAGTAGAACTATTCCCCTATTAGGAGTTTCTTCTACAAATGttgcttctacttctaattcaGCCATCAATAACAACCCAACAAGGATTGATGATACTCATGATCAGAATCCAAAGCCAGATGAACCTTCCACTACTATGTCTCCAAGCCTTGATTTGTCGCTTAAGCTTTAA